One Thunnus maccoyii chromosome 14, fThuMac1.1, whole genome shotgun sequence genomic window carries:
- the fgf8a gene encoding fibroblast growth factor 8 isoform X1: MRPIPSRLSYLFLHLFAFCYYAQVTNQSPPNFTQHVSEQSKVTDRVSRRLIRIYQLYSRTSGKHVQVLPNKKINAMADDGDVHAKLIVETDTFGSRVRIKGAETGFYICMNKRGKLIGKKNGQGRDCIFTEIVLENNYTALRNARYEGWYMAFTRRGRPRKGSQTRQHQREVHFMKRLPKGQQPAHPSHHRPFDFIHYPFSQRTKRTRYSSER; this comes from the exons ATGCGACCCATCCCATCCAGACTCAGCTATCT GTTTCTACACTTATTCGCATTTTGCTACTATGCTCAG GTAACCAATCAGTCCCCGCCTAATTTCACGCAGCATGTAAGCGAGCAGAGCAAAGTGACGGACCGCGTGAGCCGCAGGTTGATCCGGATCTACCAGCTGTACAGCAGGACCAGCGGCAAGCATGTGCAGGTCCTGCCCAACAAGAAGATCAACGCCATGGCCGACGATGGAGATGTGCACG CTAAACTCATCGTGGAAACAGACACATTTGGGAGCCGTGTGCGCATCAAGGGAGCTGAGACCGGCTTCTACATCTGCATGAACAAGAGGGGGAAGCTCATCGGCAAG aaaAATGGACAAGGCCGAGACTGTATCTTCACTGAGATTGTGCTGGAGAACAACTACACAGCACTGAGGAACGCCCGCTACGAGGGCTGGTACATGGCCTTCACTCGCCGCGGGCGGCCAAGGAAAGGCTCGCAGACACGCCAGCACCAACGCGAGGTCCATTTCATGAAGAGGCTGCCAAAGGGCCAGCAGCCCGCCCACCCAAGCCACCACCGGCCTTTCGACTTCATCCACTACCCCTTCAGTCAAAGGACTAAACGTACACGATACTCGTCAGAGCGCTGA
- the fgf8a gene encoding fibroblast growth factor 8 isoform X2 → MRPIPSRLSYLFLHLFAFCYYAQHVSEQSKVTDRVSRRLIRIYQLYSRTSGKHVQVLPNKKINAMADDGDVHAKLIVETDTFGSRVRIKGAETGFYICMNKRGKLIGKKNGQGRDCIFTEIVLENNYTALRNARYEGWYMAFTRRGRPRKGSQTRQHQREVHFMKRLPKGQQPAHPSHHRPFDFIHYPFSQRTKRTRYSSER, encoded by the exons ATGCGACCCATCCCATCCAGACTCAGCTATCT GTTTCTACACTTATTCGCATTTTGCTACTATGCTCAG CATGTAAGCGAGCAGAGCAAAGTGACGGACCGCGTGAGCCGCAGGTTGATCCGGATCTACCAGCTGTACAGCAGGACCAGCGGCAAGCATGTGCAGGTCCTGCCCAACAAGAAGATCAACGCCATGGCCGACGATGGAGATGTGCACG CTAAACTCATCGTGGAAACAGACACATTTGGGAGCCGTGTGCGCATCAAGGGAGCTGAGACCGGCTTCTACATCTGCATGAACAAGAGGGGGAAGCTCATCGGCAAG aaaAATGGACAAGGCCGAGACTGTATCTTCACTGAGATTGTGCTGGAGAACAACTACACAGCACTGAGGAACGCCCGCTACGAGGGCTGGTACATGGCCTTCACTCGCCGCGGGCGGCCAAGGAAAGGCTCGCAGACACGCCAGCACCAACGCGAGGTCCATTTCATGAAGAGGCTGCCAAAGGGCCAGCAGCCCGCCCACCCAAGCCACCACCGGCCTTTCGACTTCATCCACTACCCCTTCAGTCAAAGGACTAAACGTACACGATACTCGTCAGAGCGCTGA